The sequence below is a genomic window from Deltaproteobacteria bacterium GWC2_55_46.
CAAAATCAAGTGAAAATCCTATGTAGGCTCTTATCCCTTGACAGGTATATGCGTCAACGGATATCCTGAAGTGTGCGTTCCTTGCCCATAGGGCCTGGACCGTCCAATTATACCTCATTTTGTGAAACGGCAACCGCTAACAGAAGAATAGGCTGCCCCAAAATAGCATTATAACGGTAAGCGCTGCTTATCTTGTATATACCGATACGGTTCATCGGCAACAATGCCAGCCATAAAATTCAAACAGGACCAGTCATGAAAAAAACATTGTGCTTCCTTGCGGTATTGCTTTCTTTAGCCTTTGCCTGGGCGCAGGGTGTGAACGCGGAGGGTACTCCGAAAGCGGAGTCGAATAAAAAAACGGCGGTCAAGAAGGCGGCTACCCCGGCCAGGACGGTATTCGACCTGGGCCACGGCGAGATATTCTCGCCAACAAAAGAAGGCGACCTTAATTACACCTCTTTTTACCGGATGGCAGATGAGGCTGGCGGGAAGGCCGGAGTAAACGAAGGGCCGATCACTACAAAAGCTCTCAAGGGCGTCAAGACCTATATCGTGGCCGGCCCCTCCATGGGCTTCACCGAGCCTGAGGGCGCGGCCCTTAAGAAGTTCGTAAACGGCGGCGGCAACCTCCTGGTGCTCCTCCACATCTCGCCTCCTGTGGCGGCGCTTACCGGACAGTTCGGGATAATCGTCTCCAACTTCGTCATCTGCGAAAAGGAAGGGCTGATCGACGGCCATTCCCAGGACTTTAACGTTACAAGGTTCGCGGAGCACCCCGTCACATCAGGCCTGCAAAAGGTGGCTGTATACGGTACCTGGGGGCTCATGGCCGACCAGGGCGCCATCGTCGTAGCCTCCACATCAGATCAGGCGTGGATGGACACCGACAGGAACAGGACGTTCACTGAGAACGAGCCGGTCGAGAAGGTCGGGATAATAGCCGTGCGTGAGGCCGGCAAAGGCAAGGTGGTGGTCGTGGCCGACGATGCCCCGTTCGCCAACAAGTTCATCGGCGAGGCCGACAACACCAGGCTTGCCGGGAACATACTGAAGTGGTTCAGATAATAACGGCATGAGAAACGTCTGGAGGTTTTTCTCCTCCTTATACCTGACCATAACGCTCGCGGTGCTTATCTGCGGTGTCTCTGCATGGGGATCGATGGTCTCCATGCAGAACCCGCGCTTTTTCAGGGCGTTCGACCAGGAGGTGCTCTTTCCCCTCATCTACTCCCTGGGCACAGGGTACTTAAAGCTTACGCTATGGGTATATCTGCTCATGGTCCTGATGGCGCTCTTTGCCATAAACACCGCCGTCTGCACCATTGACAAGGTCTGGTCGATAGCCGCCAGCAGGAAGCCCTGGCAGTCGTTCTTCCCCCATATCGTCCACATTGGCTTTCTCATAGCGCTTCTTGGGCACCTCATCGGAAGCATTTGGGGCTTCAGGAGCTACGGCAATCTTCTCTACAAGGGGGAATCTATCCCCGTGCCGAACCAGCCTGGCCTTCATGTCCGCCTCGACGGCGTCGATATGAGGACCTCGCAAGACGGCGAGATCGAGTACCTCAAGACGGGGCTCACGCTCTTAAAAGATGACAAAAGCGTGGCCGTCGCCGGGGAGGCCGGCATAAACAGCCCCCTTATATACAAGGGCATAGCCTTCTACCATCTGGACCAGGGCGAGAGCCCGACCGGATTGGTCCTTGATATCGATGGCAGCTCAGTAGAGGTCAAATTGGACGGCGCCTTCACCGCCCCGGACGGAAGCCACTTCCGGCTCGGCGTCCTTTACCCGGATTTCGCTATCGACGGGTCCGGGCGCCCCTACAGCAGGACCGGCGAGTTCGCCAACCCGCACATAGAGGTAATATCCGGCGACGGAAAGGCGTCTTTCCTCGATGTCTCGGCCCCCGGAAGCCGTCTAAGGCACGGCGGGCACGCTATAACGCTTACCGATTACGTCTACAGCCCTTACGTAGTGCTTACAATCAACAAAGACCCAGGTATCACCTACATCATAATAGGCTCAATAGTGCTTGTGGCGGGCATGGCGCTGCTCCTGTTTTTCAGGGGTGAGCGCGCCGAGCTTGTCCGCCAGAGGCCGGGGCCGCCGGAGAGCGCGACTTGATACAGGAATTATTGATACTTGCCTTCTGGCTGATCGTCATAATAGCCGCCAGCGAAATATTCACAAACGCGATCGAGTCCCTCGGCGCGAAGCTCAAGTTCTCAGAGGGGGTCACCGGGAGCATATTCGCGGCGGTCGGGACCGCTTTGCCAGAGACCATGGTGCCGCTCGTGGCCATATTCGGCGGCAACGGAGCCAAAGTAAGCGAGGAGGTCGGCGTAGGGGCGATACTCGGTGCGCCCTTCATGCTCTCCACCCTTGCCATGTTCCTCATAGGGGCCGCGATCTGGCAGTTCCAGGGAAAGAGGAAGAAGACGCACCTTACGCCGGAGCGCGGAGGCTTCAGGCGCGATATCGAGTTCTTTCTCTTCGCCTTCACGCTGGCCTTTCTCGTAGCCTTCACGCCGCAGGAGTACAGGCTCATAAGGGTCTTCGTGGCCATAATCCTCGTCCTCGCCTATTTTTATTACGTCCTTGAGACAGTAAAGGCCAGCGCGGCGCTTGTAAAGGAAGGGCACGGCACTGAAGAGTCGAAGTCGCTCTACCTCGGCGTGATATTCAAGGACCACATGGCCATCGTCGTAGTCCAGCTCATCGTCGCGCTCGGGCTCATAATCGTCGGGGCCAAAGGGTTTGTCCACGGGGTAGAGTCCCTCGCTGATATACTCGACATCCCGGTAATAGCCCTCGCGCTCCTCATAGTGCCGGTTGCTACCGAACTCCCGGAGAAGATAAACAGCATACTCTGGATCCGGAAGGGCAAGGACACCATGGCAGTAGGCAACATCACGGGCGCCATGGTCTTCCAGGGAAGCCTCCTTCCGGCGATAGGCATATTCCTGACCCCGTGGACCGTGAACGTCACGGTCGTGGCGAGCAGCGTCGTCACGATAATCGCCGGGATCTGGCTCTACTTCATCGCCATGAGGATAACGAAGATCACCCCGTGGTTCTTCATCGTAAACGGCATCCTCTACGCTACCTTCGTCTACATAGCGCTGACGCTCTCATGAAAACGCCCGCAAGGCTTTTCATGGCCACAAGGCCACAGTTCCTCCCGGCCGTAGCCGTTGCCGTTGGCCTCGGCGCCTCTGTAGCCTGGCGGGAGAGCGGGTCGTTTAACGCCTTCACCTTCTCGGTATCGATGGTCGCAGCCCTCCTCTACCACGCCGGGATGAACGTCTTGAATGACTACTACGACTTCAAAAACGGCACGGACAGCATTAACAAAAGCGCCTTGTCGCCCTTTACCGGCGGGAGCAGGTTCATACAAACAGGGCTCATGACCCCATCCGGAACGTTCGCCCTCGGCGCGGCCCTTATCGCGGCTGGGTCGATTGCCGGCATCTACCTTGCTCTTACGACAAGCCCGTTGCTCTTTGCCATAGGTTTTTTAGGGCTCCTCTCAGGGTATTTCTACTCAGCCCCTCCGGTATTCCTTGTTGGCAGGGGGCTCGGTGAGATAACCGTCGGAGTAACCTTCGGCCTCCTCACGGTGCTCGGGGCCTACCTAGTGCAGACGGGTACGATAAGCCTCTTTCCGGTATTCGCCTCCCTCCCCCTCTCCTTCCTCATAGCGGGCCTTCTTTACGTAAACGAGTTCCCGGACTTCGAGGCAGACAGGAGCGCCGGCAAGAGGACACTCGTGGTGCGCCTCGGCCCGGAGCGCGCCAGGTACGGGCTCATTTTTATCCTGATACTTACTTACTCGTCGCTTGTTGCCGGGGTCATTCTCGGCTTCCTGCCTAAAGCGTCTCTCATCGTAGTGCTGACCGCCTTTATCTCTATCCCGGGGGCCCTCTGCCTTATACGGAATTACAATGGCGGGCCAGCCCTCATACCAGCCATAAAGGCAGTGATCCTCACCCACCTCGCCACAGGCCTCATCCAGATAATCGCGGACCTCATCTAAAGTCCAGCCACTTGACTACTGAAGCGGCGTACCTATCATTTATTTGTTAAACACAGGCGGCCTTTCATGCCGATTGACGAAAGGAGGACGGATATGACGCTTGAGAAGTGGATTTGGAGATATCGCTTCAGGACAATACCCTTACGCTCAAGGGCGCGCGCCGGGCTCTTGACTATTCCGTCCATCAATTCGGACTTAAGCCATTGTTGTTGACGAGGTCCAGTGGCGTGGTTGTCCAGACGTCTATGCCGAGCTCACCTGAGACCCTCAGCACCCTGTCAAGGAACCGCCTGTCCCCTTCCCTTTCCATTATCAGAAGTATGCCCGGGCTACGCCCTGTCATGGACGAATAGTACAGGGCCTGCCCTATCGCCTCGGCCCATTTGGGAGCGAAATCGACCTCGACCGCGTGGGTATCGGTAAGGCAGTCGACACGCGTCCTGTCAGGCAGAACGGCCTCAGCCACCCCGCCGGCGTTTTCGCACCAGCGGGCCTGGTACGCCCTTTCGTTATACTCTCTCGCGAGGCACGCGCCGGGTATAATAAAGAAGATTATCATCGTCAGGCTTAAAAACCTCATCAAGCAATCTTAACGCGGGTTTTCCATTTATCAACCGGACTTGCTTGCCGTGATAGAGGTTATGGGCTATATTCCTTTTGTGATTTGCAAGGTGAACGGCTGGATATCATCACTCCGGCTGACAACACGGGTAAAGCTGTTATAGCGGCTAAATCGGAGCCCTGAAAGGAGTATCGGATGCGGCGCGGTACTATAGCCGAAAGGCTTGTCGACTATGCCCTTGCTCTTAAGTACGAAGACCTGCCCGGAGAGGCGGTCCATGAGGCCAAAAGAAGGCTCGTCGACTCGTTCGCGTGCATGCTCGGGGGCTATGAGGCGCCGCCGGCAAAGGCTGCAATGAGAGCAGCGCCTGTGGTCACAAACGGCCTGGCCTCGACCATATTCGGCTCCCCCCTTCCTACCACCCCGGAGGCCGCGGCCTTCGCAAACGGCATACTTGTAAGATACCTCGACTTCAACGATACATACTTATCAAAGGAACCGGCGCACCCTTCCGACAATATCCCTGCCGCGCTCGCAGCGGCACAGGCGGCCAATGCGGGGGGCAAGGAGCTTATAACGGCGATAGTCGCCGCCTACGAGGTGCAGTGCAGGCTCTGCGACGCCGCAACGCTTCGCACCAGGGGATGGGACCACGTGGCCTACGGCGCCTTTTCAGCAACGGTCGCCGCATCGATGCTTTTGGGCCTTTCAAGGGACGAATTCATAAACGCCATAAACATAGCGGGGACGGTCTCACCGGCGCTCAGGCAATCGAGGGCCGGCGAGCTTTCGATGTGGAAGGGGTGCGCCTTCGCCAATACGTCCAAAGACGCGCTGTTCGCGTCGATCATGGCGAAAAACGGCATAACCGGCCCGGCCCCGATATTCGAAGGCGAGTTCGGCTTCGAGAAGACCGTATCAGGCCCGCTTGGGCTGTCGGAAACCTTCGGCGGCGAAGGCGGGGAACGCTTCAAGATACTCGACACCTATATCAAGTTCTATCCGGCCGAGTACCATTCACAGAGCGCGATAGGTGCGGCTGTAGAGCTTGTGGCCGACATAGTTGACCCGAAGGAGATAGAATCTGTCGTGGTAAGTACCTTCGGGGCCGGCTTCGAGATAATCGGCTCCGGGGATGAAAAATGGAGGCCCCGCACAAGGGAGACCGCAGACCACAGCCTGCCATTCCTCGTTGCAGCCGCCCTTCTTGACGGCAACGTGAACCTCGCGACCTATTCAGACCGGATGGAAGACCCTGACCTCACTACACTCATCAAAAAGGTCAGGGTCGTGAAGGACGCTGAGCTTGACCGGATGTACCCCGGCGCGATACCGAACAGGGTAGAGGTCAAGCTCTCGTCAGGAGAGCTTCTGACAAGGGAGATGATATACCCGAAGGGCCATCCAAAAAACGCGATGACCGACAGGGAGCTCGAAGAGAAGTTCAAAAACCTGGGCGGCTGGTATCTCGGGGACGGAATGGCTGAAAAGGCGCTATCAAAGTTATGGAAGGCAGAGGAGGCCAAAAGCGTAATGGAGCTGCTAAGGCTTTTCATGAGGTGAGCTGTGGCCGAGAAAAACCTGCTCACTATAAAAACCAAACGTAAGGGCGCGCTCCCGATACCCGGGGCCTTCAACGCGGCCTCTGCCATGCTCATCGAGAAGGCGGGCTTTGAGGCGGTATATATATCCGGGGCCGGGCTCTCGAACTCAAACGGCCTGCCTGACGCCGGTCTCCTTTCAAGGGAAGAGGTATTGCGCCTATCGTCATATATCTTAAAGGCGGTAAGCGTGCCTGCCGTCATCGACGCCGACACCGGCTTCGGCGGCCCTCAGGATGCGGCCCTTACAGTAAAGGCCTTTGAAGAGGCAGGCGCGTCGGCTATCCAGATAGAGGACCAGGAGTTCCCGAAAAGGTGCGGCCACCTGCCCGGCAAGAGCGTAATACCAGCAGCCGAGTTCGCGGAGAAGGTCAGGGCGGCGGCTTCGGCGAGAAGCTCCAAAGACTTTCAGATAATCGCCAGGACAGACGCCAGGGGCGCTGGCACGCTCGATGAGGCCATACAGAGGGCGACCTTATACATCGAGGCAGGGGCTGACATAATATTCCCCGAGGCGCTTGAGACAAGGGAGGAGTTCATCGAGTTCGCGCGGGCGGTGAAGGCCCCTCTCATGGCGAACATGACCGAGTTCGGGAAGAGCCCCTACTTGACTATGGATGATTGGAGCGAAATGGGTTATTCTTTTGTACTCTTCCCGATGACCGCCTTTAGAACAGGCATGAAGGCGATGGAAGAGGCCTTGAGCGAGCTTAAGGAGAAGGGCACTCAGAAAGGGCTGCTCAACAGGATGCAGACGCGGGAAGAGCTTTACAGGCTGATCAAGTACGACATCAATAAATAGCGGATATGGACGAGAAGGCCGGGGAGAAAAACTGCTTCCACTGCAAGCACTTCTACATCACCTGGGACGAGTTCTTCCCGAAGGGATGCAAGGCCCTGGGCTTCAAGAGCCGGGAGGCGCCATCGGCGGTGGTACAGAGGTCCTCTGGCATGGAATGCCAGATGTTCGAGCATAAAAAGGAACACGGGAAGGCGTAAGGCTGGCTAACCTGTATACTCATTAACAAGTTGCTGAAGAACTCAAAATCACGATCACGTTCAGGCTGGTCAAAAAGGTCAAGATGCAGGGAGTCGAAACAGGAGGAATGCGGCGTACCTGGATGGTACGCCGCAGTGACGAATTTTGATGACGACACAGCAGATTGGCCTTTTTCAACAGCCTGTCAGGAGGAGCATGGGACTGATAGAGAACTTCGACCCCTTCAAGGTATTAAAGGCGGCTCTTAAAAAAGGCGGCGAATACGCCGACATCTATCTTGAGGACACGGCCAACGCCTCGATAGTGGCGGAGGAAAAAAGGATAGAGAAGGTCATAACAGGCAGGGACAGGGGCTGCGGCATCCGGGTCATAGCAGGGCTCAAGACCTACTTCGCCTATACCAACGACGTCTCCGAGAAAGGGCTCATCGAGGCGGCCTCCGCTGTCGCCCATGGCGTGCGGGATGGCAAGGAAGCCGGCGCAATAAACCTCAAGAAAAAAGAGACAGCCCCGGGCTTCGACATAAAGAGGCTCCCGTACATGGGCGTGCTTGAAGAGAAGGTCGGGCTCGTGAACAGGGCCGCGGACGCTGCCTGGAAGTTCGACAAGAGGATAAGGCAGGTCAGGGTCGTCTACGGCGACGGGTGGCGGAGGATGGCCGTCGTAAACTCCCTTGGCGAGTGGATAGAAGAGGACCGGAACGCGCTCCTCTTCCTCTGCAACGCCATCTCCGCCGAGGGGGACGTCATCCAGACCGGCTATGAGCCGCTCGGAGGCATAATGGGCCTTGAGGCATTCGATGAGACCCCTCCTGAGGCGATAGCGGAGACAGCGGCCAGAAGGGCGATAATGATGCTCGGCGCGAGGAGGGCGCCCGGCGGAAAGATGGCGGTAGTGCTCTCGAGCGAGGCTGGCGGCACCATGGTGCACGAGGCCGTAGGCCACGGCCTTGAGGCCGACCTCGCCCTCCAGAACCTATCCGTATATTCCGGAAAGATAGGCCAGAAGGTCGCGAATGAGAAGATAACCGTACTGGACGACTCGACGCTGCCTTACAGGAGGGGCTCTTTCTTCTTTGACGACGAAGGGACGCCCGCGGAGAAGACTGTGCTTATAGAGAACGGGGTCTTGAAGACCTACATGTGCGACAGGCTCAACGCGATGAAGTCAGGCTTTAAGTCCACAGGCAACGGCCGGAGGGAGTCATACCAGCACAGGCCGATACCGAGGATGACGAACACGATCATAGCGCCCGGCACCGAGGACCCGGATACGATAGTAAGGTCGCTGGACAAAGGCCTTTTCGTCAAGAAGATGGGCGGCGGCCAGGTAAATACCGTGAACGGGGACTTCGTCTTCGAGGTGACAGAGGGCTATATGATTGAGAAGGGCAAGATAGGCGAGCCTGTAAGGGGGGCTACCCTTACAGGAAACGGCCCTGACGTCCTCATGAACATAGACATGCTCGGGCGAGATCTGGGCTTCGGCATAGGCACCTGCGGCAAGGACAGCCAGGGAGTACCCGTATCAGATGCCCAGCCGACGCTCCGGATACCGGAGATAACCGTGGGGGGAAAGGCGAAGTAGCGGAGTGTTTTTGTACTTAAAACAACTTCGGGCATAAGACGTAAGCGAGCATAGGGCTGGGGGAGGGGCGCGCGAGCCTTATGCCAAGAAAAGCGCGGCAGCGCGCAAAAGGCCTTTCTACAAAAGACTGCAAAAGGAAAATAAAAAAAACTGGAAAAAAATTCTGACTTACAAATATTCGCCTGATTACAACAGCATCTCTATTGCCGAAAAACCCAAAGCCTGTGAAGGCATAAACCTGTTCATCCTGGGAACAGGAATCGGCTGCAAGCTTTAGACTCACCGGAAGAACTGTAAATTTTAAATCCCCCCCACATCCTTGACACCCCCTTCCACATAACTTAAAATGAGCGAAGACATGTTCCCATGAAATTATCCAGCGTGATCATAGCGATATTCGCGCTCCTTTTCGCAGTCTCATTCGGCGTCGTTGTGCGCGTCATAAACCCGTCCGAGAACGTCAACGCCCTCTGGCTCGTGGTCTCGGCCGCGTGCTTCTTCATCATAGTCTACCGCCTTTACGGGTCGTTCATCGCGGCAAAGATACTCGCCCTCGACGACAGACGCGTAACCCCCGCCATAAGGCTCAACGACGGCAGGGACTACCACCCGACGCATACCCTTGTGCTCTTCGGCCATCACTTCGCGGCCATAGCCGGGGCTGGCCCGCTCATAGGCCCGGTGCTCGCGGCCCAGTTCGGCTATCTCCCCGGCTTCCTGTGGATACTTATCGGCGCGGCCTTCGGCGGGGCGGTGCATGACATGATAATACTCTTCGCGTCTGTCCGCAGGAACGGATGCTCTCTTGCGCAGATGGCCAGGAACGAGGTCGGCCCTGTTGCCGGCTTTACCGCCGCGCTCGCCATCCTCTTTATCATCATAGTCGCGATGGCAGGCCTGGGGCTCGCGGTGGTAAACGCCCTGTACAAAAGCCCCTGGGGCGCCTTCACCATATTCATGACCATACCCATAGCCCTCCTCATGGGTGTCTACCTCTACAGGCTCAGGCCCGGCAAGGTCGCCGAGGTGAGCGTCATAGGTGTTGTGCTCCTTTTGGCGGCGGTGCTCGGCGGAAGGTACATACAGGGAAGCATGCTGGAGCCGGTATTCAGCCATGACAAAGGCTTTCTCATCTGGGCGCTGGCCATATACGGCTTTCTCGCCTCTGTCCTTCCTGTCTGGCTTCTGCTCGCTCCAAGGGACTATCTTTCGACATACTTGAAGATCGGGACGGTCCTCATCCTTGCCGGAGGGGTCATAATACTCGCCCCTGACATAAAGATGCCAGCCGTCACCAGGTTCGTCGACGGCGGCGGCCCGATAATCCCGGGCACAGTATTCCCGTTCATGTTCATAACGATAGCCTGCGGGGCCATCTCCGGCTTCCATTCGCTCATATCGTCAGGCACTACGCCAAAGATGATAGAGCGGGAGAGCGATATCCGCGCGATAGGCTTCGGCGCCATGCTCTGCGAGGGCTTTGTGGCGGTAATAGCCATCATTGCCGCTACGGTCCTCATACCGGGAGATTACTTCGCCATAAACACGACTCTTTCCGCAGACGCCCTGTCAGCCA
It includes:
- a CDS encoding sodium:proton exchanger, whose amino-acid sequence is MIQELLILAFWLIVIIAASEIFTNAIESLGAKLKFSEGVTGSIFAAVGTALPETMVPLVAIFGGNGAKVSEEVGVGAILGAPFMLSTLAMFLIGAAIWQFQGKRKKTHLTPERGGFRRDIEFFLFAFTLAFLVAFTPQEYRLIRVFVAIILVLAYFYYVLETVKASAALVKEGHGTEESKSLYLGVIFKDHMAIVVVQLIVALGLIIVGAKGFVHGVESLADILDIPVIALALLIVPVATELPEKINSILWIRKGKDTMAVGNITGAMVFQGSLLPAIGIFLTPWTVNVTVVASSVVTIIAGIWLYFIAMRITKITPWFFIVNGILYATFVYIALTLS
- a CDS encoding methylisocitrate lyase, with the translated sequence MPGAFNAASAMLIEKAGFEAVYISGAGLSNSNGLPDAGLLSREEVLRLSSYILKAVSVPAVIDADTGFGGPQDAALTVKAFEEAGASAIQIEDQEFPKRCGHLPGKSVIPAAEFAEKVRAAASARSSKDFQIIARTDARGAGTLDEAIQRATLYIEAGADIIFPEALETREEFIEFARAVKAPLMANMTEFGKSPYLTMDDWSEMGYSFVLFPMTAFRTGMKAMEEALSELKEKGTQKGLLNRMQTREELYRLIKYDINK
- a CDS encoding uracil-DNA glycosylase, with the translated sequence MDEKAGEKNCFHCKHFYITWDEFFPKGCKALGFKSREAPSAVVQRSSGMECQMFEHKKEHGKA
- a CDS encoding peptidase C69: MIENFDPFKVLKAALKKGGEYADIYLEDTANASIVAEEKRIEKVITGRDRGCGIRVIAGLKTYFAYTNDVSEKGLIEAASAVAHGVRDGKEAGAINLKKKETAPGFDIKRLPYMGVLEEKVGLVNRAADAAWKFDKRIRQVRVVYGDGWRRMAVVNSLGEWIEEDRNALLFLCNAISAEGDVIQTGYEPLGGIMGLEAFDETPPEAIAETAARRAIMMLGARRAPGGKMAVVLSSEAGGTMVHEAVGHGLEADLALQNLSVYSGKIGQKVANEKITVLDDSTLPYRRGSFFFDDEGTPAEKTVLIENGVLKTYMCDRLNAMKSGFKSTGNGRRESYQHRPIPRMTNTIIAPGTEDPDTIVRSLDKGLFVKKMGGGQVNTVNGDFVFEVTEGYMIEKGKIGEPVRGATLTGNGPDVLMNIDMLGRDLGFGIGTCGKDSQGVPVSDAQPTLRIPEITVGGKAK
- a CDS encoding carbon starvation protein CstA, encoding MKLSSVIIAIFALLFAVSFGVVVRVINPSENVNALWLVVSAACFFIIVYRLYGSFIAAKILALDDRRVTPAIRLNDGRDYHPTHTLVLFGHHFAAIAGAGPLIGPVLAAQFGYLPGFLWILIGAAFGGAVHDMIILFASVRRNGCSLAQMARNEVGPVAGFTAALAILFIIIVAMAGLGLAVVNALYKSPWGAFTIFMTIPIALLMGVYLYRLRPGKVAEVSVIGVVLLLAAVLGGRYIQGSMLEPVFSHDKGFLIWALAIYGFLASVLPVWLLLAPRDYLSTYLKIGTVLILAGGVIILAPDIKMPAVTRFVDGGGPIIPGTVFPFMFITIACGAISGFHSLISSGTTPKMIERESDIRAIGFGAMLCEGFVAVIAIIAATVLIPGDYFAINTTLSADALSAMGFAPERISELSSTVGVDVSGRPGGAVSLAVGMASIFSALPGMTGLMPYWYNFALMFEALFILTTVDAGTRVARFILQEFGGRFYRPIGRTDWMPGVILTSALVVAAWGYLISSGSVSTIWPMFGVANQLLAALALSVGTTILLKMGKARYVWITLVPMAFMVVMTIVAAWKLFWIFTAKAAASVDPSQAFTFRLDSILVAVMAALAVIAVLDSAIKWRGLISKDLPVAEAE